The Setaria viridis chromosome 6, Setaria_viridis_v4.0, whole genome shotgun sequence genome includes the window CTCCTCGAGGCGTGGCGCCGCTCCGAGGATGACGTCCACACCACCGTGGGGCTCGACGACATCATCTTCATCCGTATCTTCGTCTTCATGTCGCCCCGCCCCCCAAAATCCCCCTACTGCCCTTCGATGCTCTTCCTCCCCAATTAGGTTCGTTTGCTCAATGGAGTGTGTGCGTACTACTGGGATTGGATTGTGCAGCATCAGGATCTTCGCGACCTGTCGATGGAGGAGCCACAGCGGCGCGGGCGTTGCTGCGGGCTGAGGGCGTAGGTGGGGGTTGGTGCGGGCATGGCCCGGCAGGGCAGCCTGTCGCAGGCGACCGGCGGTGGCAGGGTCCAGCGAGGCAGCTGGTGGCGGCCGACGCTGGCGAGGGCAGGGCCCTGCAGGGCGGCCATCGCCGGTAGCGCGTTCGGCCTCCGGGCAGCCTGTAGGCGAATGGAAGGGGCCGACGCAGGACGGCGGTGCGAAGTGATGCAAGCAACAACGCTGGGTGGCGGCGCGACCGCTACTGCCagctttttttgttttcctaaAAATATCTTTATTGGCGGGCACCATAAGTACCCGCTAGCAAAAAAAACcatttgtgctagcgggtggcTTAAGAGGTCTGCCAGCATAGAACCGTTTGTGCTGACGAGCAAGTGGAAATAGCTATTTCTGCTAGCTCAAAGTTGCTGGTAGGTGCAGTATCCGCAGCACAAATCTCTtctacccgccagcacaaatttTTTAGGCGTAGTGTGAACAAACAACCCGGCACGTCATGTGCTCTCGTACTCGTATAGCGTAGTACTAACCGTTGCTCTTGTACTCTATTATCAGCAGGACCGTTGCCCTGCGTCCGGACCGGAGATTCTCGCGGTCGCGGGCAAGTAAAACCGCGCCTGCGTGCACGTGAGGATTAGTTTGCAGCTGCACGTGAGACGATGCTCCTTTTCGTTATCTACTCCCCATGCTTTGGGCGTGTGAGTCCGGGACCGTCATTTGTACGACCATCCCATAATGTATGGTTCGTAAGCGAGGCAACATGTGCTACCACACGTGCTAGTGTCAGGATTGGATCATCCATTCGTCGGGGCCTCAGGGATCAGGATCACAGACAGCCGGTCAGCTTGCTCGTTGGGGTCCGTCTTATGCGGCCCGCATGGCGTAGCGTACGAGGCCGCGATGCAGCATAGAGAGACCTACTACAGAGTACAGACAGGGCCAGTGTTGTCAAACCGCGCATTTTGCAGGGCGACCAACCGACGAGTCGATAGGCCGAGATGTTGGGAATAACGAGCAACATTAAAATGCATAATTACTCCGTCATCTTACAATGAACTTAGGGATAACTGCAGGTTGCAGAGGAATAATCAACATAAGTGACATAATGATTTTCATGAAAAATCTTCTCAAACAAGAGGAGTAAAAACTACGAGGCAACCAACCACTCCCAACCTCTTCCACTATATTTCAATAATAAGTACAAGGATTCTTCTCTAGAACATCTAGATGTACATATTAGCAGCACCAATACCAACAAGACAATTGCAATCTTGATACAATAACAATTGCAACAACACTGAAGCGAGATTTACAACAAGAGCTAATATTTTTAGCTTTGCTGAAAAAATAGTTTGTCACCTTCAGAGTTCTACCCACACCAAGCAAACCACAAATCCAAATACCCTCAAAATTGGTAGAACTGAAGTTCAATCAATCACCCATGGGCTGACAAAGTTTCAGCCAAATCAAATCACGTTAACCCCTCAGATTGTACTCCTACCAAAACTGCGCACTGTTGAATCTGCTGCTAACAGAGCTGACGAACTCCCCCTCAAATCTAACCAAATTCTCAAACCAACCATACGGATTAGAGAGCTACAAGTGTGGAATAAGCTCACCAAGTTTGCTGTGAATCCAACTCCGTTTGCACCTCCAATCACAAGTTTGACGATAGTTGCACAGGACATACTAATCTGGACAGCATGTTTCTCTCCTCTAGTCTTCCTTTGTTGTTCTATGGGCTGAACGTGGCTACTGCTCTCTTGGCTCTTCAACACTCTCTCACACATACGAGCATGGTATATAAAAGTTAGGATTTGCTCTCAAATCCATCTCTACTTTCTATCAAGGTAGCAATTAACAGCTCACACGCTGCATACCATATTAAGCTTTTAGGCTTCCTGTTCCTTCGCGTGGAGGGACCTCTAGCCAAGACTCAAGAGGAGATCGAACGAGTCTCGGTCCAACGGTTACTGGCACCGCAGTTTGCACGTCACAGTGTGATGATCTCGGCTGGCAGCAGCGCCTAGACAGCAGCGCACCTCACAACTACACAAGGTCCCGCTCttcctgcatggctgcatgcagACACACCTACCGAGTAGGTGATTGCTATCTTTTCCTTCATCTGCATAGCATAATTAGGCCTGTCCTATCCACTATCCAGCGCACGTGCTCTTGTCCTCCTCCATCTTTGGAAACCGTCCATTGACCATTTGCATCGTCTATGGACACGCCATCGGCACCACAGAACCACGCCACAGGCAGCCGCGCATGCAACGGCGGCGAGGGCAACCCACACGTGCTCGTCGTGCCGTACCCGGCGCATGGCCACATGCTCCCGCTCCTCGACCTCGCGGCGTTGCTCGCTGCGCGAGGGCTCGCGGTCACCGTCGCCATCACAGCCGGCAACGCCCCACTCCTGCAGTCGCTGCTCGCGTCGTGCCCGTCCGGCCGTCTGCCCGCACGGTCACGCTGCGTTTCCCCACCTCGCCCCTCCTCCCGGCCGGCTGCGGCGAGAACACCAAGGACCTCCCGGCCCACCTCTTCCGGCCGTTCATCGTCTccctcgccgccctccgcgcACCGCTCCTTGCCTGGTGCAAGGCCCAGGCCCAGAGCCGCCACCGCGTCACGGCCGTCGTCTCCGGCTTGTTCACGGGGTGGACGCAGCCGCtcgcggcggagctcggcgtGCCACACGTCACGTTCTCGCCTTCCAACGCGCTCCACCCCGCCGTGTCGCACTCGCTCTGGCGGCACCTGCCGAGCGGGCGCCGcccggaggacgccgacgagccgGTCACGTTCCCGAACATCCCGGGCTCGCCCAGCTTCCCGTGGCGCCAGCTATCGTGGCTGTTCACGCGGCGCGTGCCCGGCGACGAGGTCTCCGAGGCGATCCGCCAGTTCTTCCTGTGGAACCTGGGCAGCGCGTGCTTCGTCGTCAACTCGTTCGCGGCGCTCGACGGCGCCTATGTCGAGCGCGCGCTCCCCGACCTGGCGTCGAAGCGGGTGTTCGCGGTGGGCCCGCTGTCCGACGCCGTGAGTCTCTGCCGCGACCGGCGCGGCGGGAAGCCCgtggtgccggcggcgagcgtggCCGCGTGGCTGGACGCCTTCCCCGACGGCTCCGCCGTGTACGTCAGCTTCGGGACGCAGCACGCGCTGTCGACGCCGCAGGCCGCGTGCGTCGCCGACGCGCTGGCGCGGGAGCTCGGCCGTGGCGTTCGTGTGGGTGGTGAGGAGCGGCACCGCCGTGCCGGAGGGGTTcgaggcggcgacggcctcgCGGGGCGTGGTGATCCGCGGGTGGGCGCCGCAGGTGGAGATCCTGCGCCACCGTGCCGTGGGGTGGTTCCTGACGCACTGCGGCTGGAACTCGGTgctcgaggcggcggccgccggcgtggcgctGCTGGCGTGGCCGATGGGCGCGGACCAGTTCACGAACGCGTGGCTGATCGCGGCGGCCGGCGTAGCCATGCCCGTGGCGGAGGGTGCCGAGGCCGTGCCAGACGCCGGACAGATGGCGAACGCGATCGCCGCCGCGgtcggggaggaggggaagccCGTGAGGAAGCGTGCGGCGGAACTTAGCAagaaggcggtggcggcagtgGCAGAGGGCGGGAGCTCGCACGGGGACCTGGAAGATCTGGTGCGCATGCTCCGGAAGGTCGACTAGTGACTCTAGTAcatggtgttctactcaaatttCTGGGCGCCTCAAACCTTGTAACGGGAAATTAGGAAATGTTCATGTTCTACGTGACGTTCATTGTTCGAAATGCATCGTGTtatttgtttgtattttgtGGCGTCACAGCATGAACGGGTTCATTGTATTTCGAAATGCTCCGTTTCTCCACCATTTCTGCTAATAAGCACCTTTATAAACAACCACGGGTTGTGCAGTGCTGCAAATTCCGCCGTGCACCTCTTACAGTCAGCAACAATTAACGCGACGATGCCACGGAGCCACGGACCGACGACCAAGAGACTGTTGTTTCATCCTTTGCTGTATCTGTTATTCTGTGTTGTATGGCTGTGTCGTATGGCTGTGTGGTGCATGAGgactttttctcttcctccgATACAAGTCCATCTAGATTTTTCCCAAGTCAAACTTTTCTATTTGGACTATTAATACCTCAAACTTCATATAAGCTGACAATACAATATTGATACCACTAGATTTTTCACGAAGAATACAATATATAACTGTTCTTATTTAAGGTAATATATTTCCATAGATCTGGTTAGTGAAAGTGCAAAATTAGAGATCATGTCGATGTCCTGGCCGACTTATATTTGTGATAGGAGGAAGTACATATGTTGTGTACTGTGTAAGGTTTTGTAATTCTGCTCCTTCCACCCCTCCTTTCTCCTTTGGCTAATAAAAGAAACCTACAGTTAGATAAATTTGTAAACAATTTAattttgttaaaaaattatCAAATGTCAATCAATCTTTTCTAAGAAAAAGGGTGGAGTATAAAAAATAGAAGTAATGAAGTGAATAGGACGTGACAAAAAAAGATCATATGAATCAGGACACAAATTATTCATCTCCTAACTTTGTGTTGTACGTCGCAACTATGTTCGTCGTGTAAGTAAGCTTAGAGAGAGCATGTTATactgctaatttttttttgtgactTATGACCAGAATACGTTTGCAACTAAAGTAGCTTTGAGAGAGCAGGCTATGCTGATGACATCATATAACAAGATATTCTTTTATCTTCAAAAGAACAAAGcattattaaaaaatatcaaaacaagAGAAAATACACGCTCAATTATATAGGTGTGAAACAAAAAGTCTATTTTCTACATTGAAAATAGTTGCAAAACTTATGATTTGCAATTTCTACATTACTCTCTAAGCACACATCTATCATTATGTCTACACTTATGCTGGGTAGTTTTCTAAATTTCCAATTTTAGTGTGATAGAGCTATACCTGTTTATTAGGAAAGGTGACTACTTAAAGATGCATTACAATAGCCTTTTAGCATATTTATTTTCTGATATAGTGGGCACCGT containing:
- the LOC117861909 gene encoding LOW QUALITY PROTEIN: UDP-glycosyltransferase 89B2 (The sequence of the model RefSeq protein was modified relative to this genomic sequence to represent the inferred CDS: deleted 3 bases in 2 codons), whose protein sequence is MDTPSAPQNHATGSRACNGGEGNPHVLVVPYPAHGHMLPLLDLAALLAARGLAVTVAITAGNAPLLQSLLASCPSGSARTVTLRFPTSPLLPAGCGENTKDLPAHLFRPFIVSLAALRAPLLAWCKAQAQSRHRVTAVVSGLFTGWTQPLAAELGVPHVTFSPSNALHPAVSHSLWRHLPSGRRPEDADEPVTFPNIPGSPSFPWRQLSWLFTRRVPGDEVSEAIRQFFLWNLGSACFVVNSFAALDGAYVERALPDLASKRVFAVGPLSDAVSLCRDRRGGKPVVPAASVAAWLDAFPDGSAVYVSFGTQHALSTPQAACVADALRGSSAVAFVWVVRSGTAVPEGFEAATASRGVVIRGWAPQVEILRHRAVGWFLTHCGWNSVLEAAAAGVALLAWPMGADQFTNAWLIAAAGVAMPVAEGAEAVPDAGQMANAIAAAVGEEGKPVRKRAAELSKKAVAAVAEGGSSHGDLEDLVRMLRKVD